The proteins below are encoded in one region of Microbispora sp. NBC_01189:
- a CDS encoding cation:proton antiporter has product MLVPALSLAAAPATDHNLQLTLKVLPALAVILLAAAVCGRLATMVMQPRVVGEMVAGVLLGPTLLGALFPGAQAALFPAEVRPVLYVLSTIGLTLYMFLVGAGIDHDARAPGELRKASALAASGIGSPMVLGVAAGLLLWDRLSRPDVGRLEFALFLGGALSLTAFPMLARILYERGLQNSRVGRLTLLSASIDDAVAWCLLAALSAVHLGGGPADTLRTIALAGGFAAVMLLVVARLLRPLGRQVARTGRLGAGAVYVVVLVPLTAGFITDAIGVYSVFGGFIAGLAMPREPAFRAALHNRMMDVVSTLLLPVFFAFSGLNTHLAGIAGGPALLAFAMILVAAFCGKYFGCALATRAMGFGWRESWAVGAMMNARGLMILIFINIGLAQGMITQEVFAMLVLVAVLTTAGAMPLYKLALPERLERARAVEAESVAGREKAAA; this is encoded by the coding sequence GTGCTCGTTCCGGCCCTTTCCCTGGCGGCCGCCCCCGCCACCGACCACAACCTCCAACTGACTCTCAAGGTGCTGCCGGCCCTGGCCGTCATCCTGCTGGCCGCGGCGGTGTGCGGCCGGCTGGCCACCATGGTCATGCAGCCGCGCGTCGTCGGCGAGATGGTCGCCGGCGTCCTGCTCGGGCCGACGCTGCTCGGCGCGCTGTTCCCCGGCGCCCAGGCGGCGTTGTTCCCCGCCGAGGTCAGACCGGTCCTGTACGTGCTCAGCACCATCGGCCTGACGTTGTACATGTTCCTCGTCGGAGCCGGGATCGACCACGACGCCCGGGCGCCGGGCGAGCTGCGCAAGGCGAGCGCGCTGGCCGCGTCGGGGATCGGCTCCCCGATGGTCCTCGGCGTCGCCGCCGGGCTCCTCCTGTGGGACCGGCTCTCCCGCCCCGACGTCGGCCGGCTGGAGTTCGCCCTGTTCCTCGGGGGAGCGCTGTCGCTGACCGCGTTCCCCATGCTCGCGCGGATCCTGTACGAGCGCGGGCTGCAGAACAGCCGGGTCGGGCGGCTCACCCTGCTGTCCGCCTCCATCGACGACGCCGTGGCATGGTGCCTGCTCGCGGCGCTGTCGGCGGTGCACCTGGGCGGAGGCCCCGCCGACACGCTGCGCACCATCGCCCTGGCGGGAGGGTTCGCGGCGGTGATGCTCCTGGTGGTGGCCCGGCTGCTGCGCCCTCTGGGCCGTCAGGTCGCGCGAACCGGGCGGCTCGGCGCGGGCGCCGTCTACGTGGTCGTCCTGGTGCCGCTCACCGCCGGGTTCATCACCGACGCGATCGGCGTCTACTCGGTGTTCGGCGGCTTCATCGCCGGGCTGGCCATGCCGCGCGAGCCGGCGTTCCGCGCCGCCCTGCACAACCGGATGATGGACGTCGTCTCGACCCTGCTGCTCCCCGTCTTCTTCGCGTTCTCGGGACTGAACACCCATCTCGCGGGCATCGCCGGAGGACCCGCGCTCCTGGCGTTCGCGATGATCCTGGTCGCGGCCTTCTGCGGGAAGTACTTCGGCTGCGCCCTCGCGACGAGGGCGATGGGCTTCGGCTGGCGGGAGTCCTGGGCGGTGGGCGCGATGATGAACGCCCGCGGACTGATGATCCTCATCTTCATCAACATCGGCCTGGCCCAGGGCATGATCACGCAGGAGGTCTTCGCGATGCTCGTCCTCGTGGCCGTGCTCACCACCGCGGGCGCCATGCCGCTCTACAAACTGGCGCTTCCTGAGCGCCTGGAGCGGGCGCGCGCGGTGGAGGCGGAGAGCGTGGCCGGCCGCGAGAAGGCGGCCGCCTGA
- a CDS encoding helix-turn-helix domain-containing protein, producing the protein MGSSYGQFCPVAKAMELLDERWTLLIIRELVTGSRYFNELRRGVPRMSPSLLSRRLNRLERAGVLERRPDGNRVRYLLTPAGQELRPVVEALGAWGIRWIPELGDEDLDPQLLLWDMHRNVDHDVVPAQRTVVRFSFTDVPPHTRDWWLVITPGDVDVCDDDPGYPPTVSVIAGLRRMTEIWRGDLTWSGALRSGAVEVHGPEAARRALPRWFRLSTFAQVPRPTG; encoded by the coding sequence GTGGGTTCCTCGTACGGACAATTCTGTCCCGTCGCGAAGGCGATGGAGCTGCTCGACGAGCGCTGGACACTGCTCATCATCCGCGAGCTGGTCACCGGAAGCCGTTACTTCAACGAGCTGCGCCGCGGGGTGCCGCGGATGTCCCCCTCGCTGCTGTCCAGGCGGCTCAACCGGCTGGAGCGGGCCGGCGTCCTGGAGCGCCGTCCCGACGGCAACCGCGTACGGTACCTGCTCACCCCGGCCGGGCAGGAGCTGCGACCCGTGGTCGAAGCCCTGGGCGCCTGGGGCATCCGGTGGATCCCCGAGCTGGGCGACGAGGACCTCGATCCGCAGCTGCTGCTGTGGGACATGCATCGCAACGTCGACCACGATGTCGTCCCCGCACAGCGCACGGTCGTGCGGTTCAGCTTCACGGACGTGCCGCCGCACACCCGGGACTGGTGGCTGGTGATCACCCCCGGCGACGTGGACGTGTGCGACGACGACCCCGGCTATCCGCCGACGGTGAGCGTGATCGCCGGCCTACGGCGGATGACCGAGATCTGGCGTGGCGACCTCACCTGGTCCGGCGCCCTCCGCTCCGGCGCCGTCGAGGTGCACGGCCCGGAGGCGGCCCGCCGCGCCCTGCCCCGGTGGTTCAGGCTGTCCACGTTCGCCCAGGTCCCCCGCCCCACCGGCTGA
- a CDS encoding MFS transporter has protein sequence MIGLVLLAGAATVLLLAVSAASGLGWPSWVIAVLLAAGAASALGLWRWERRAAVPLIDAAVVGGGAVAAGLAGALCGYLVLFGPLVLVPQVLVAAGLSESHAGVVLSALPAGFAVAALTADHLLPRRWGNRPRCLAGALIAATAAGAATIAPVTPGPLAACLGLLGAGLGLFVPANNAAVMAVVPARMSATVGGLINMARGMGTALGIAAVTLALFTTSRSPTIGTRIALAGLGFAALVAALTATLPPRSRASQPGTVAGGERGRPGPLA, from the coding sequence GTGATCGGGCTGGTCCTGCTGGCCGGCGCCGCTACCGTTCTGCTGCTGGCCGTCTCGGCGGCGTCCGGCCTGGGCTGGCCATCGTGGGTGATCGCGGTCCTGCTGGCCGCGGGCGCGGCATCCGCGCTGGGGCTGTGGCGCTGGGAGCGGCGGGCCGCCGTCCCGCTGATCGACGCGGCGGTGGTGGGCGGCGGCGCGGTGGCGGCCGGGCTCGCGGGGGCCCTGTGCGGCTATCTCGTCCTGTTCGGCCCGCTGGTGCTCGTCCCGCAGGTGCTGGTCGCCGCCGGCCTGAGCGAGTCGCACGCCGGTGTGGTGCTCAGCGCGCTGCCCGCCGGATTCGCGGTGGCCGCTCTCACGGCTGATCACCTGCTGCCGCGCCGGTGGGGCAATCGGCCGCGTTGCCTGGCCGGTGCCCTGATCGCCGCCACAGCGGCCGGGGCGGCAACGATCGCTCCCGTCACCCCCGGTCCGCTCGCGGCCTGCCTTGGGCTGCTCGGCGCGGGTCTCGGCCTGTTCGTCCCCGCCAACAACGCCGCTGTCATGGCCGTGGTCCCGGCCCGTATGTCGGCGACCGTCGGCGGACTGATCAACATGGCGCGCGGCATGGGGACCGCGCTCGGCATCGCCGCCGTCACGCTCGCGCTGTTCACGACCTCCCGATCCCCGACCATCGGGACCCGGATCGCGCTGGCCGGCCTGGGCTTCGCGGCCCTGGTAGCCGCGCTGACCGCGACGCTGCCGCCCAGGAGTCGTGCGTCCCAGCCGGGCACCGTCGCGGGCGGCGAACGCGGCCGGCCCGGGCCCCTCGCGTGA
- a CDS encoding cytochrome P450, with translation MLTALWAVAAALVVISLPRWLPGRVVAVRGWVFTRINGDESIPVPGDLVGVDRFREVYSHPAASGRSRGAALSDLFWYWLSPGPEMHQEHLEEGERYDAVALATRRILSVPRARAEELTRRCVTRTLRDGWGRDGQGWERSGVVRLRDLMMPAWAEFSYELVFGEECPPHARDLIVGNADDVVTALKCCGLRHMDRRDRLTAYLVESLPRVRQELPPGLTDRERALYLQGAFFNTAVVQMSEATAHVLMVLARHPDVQDRARGGDDRHIDQVISETLRLYPLFGIAHRVTTGDIPLGEGTAIPAGSVLCFDYPSFHRAGFPDPERFDPERFAPGHAPVRELNHIPFGMPANRPCPAWRLAPLMMRVAVRETLRAYRLDSTAAHTRSLPNRGPCLLTPLGAPRGPGHRLRLLFMRFRDDWENLWRSLVQLVLGTYMVWDARRLRLCERHFADLPGDAIRS, from the coding sequence GTGCTGACGGCGCTGTGGGCGGTGGCGGCGGCCCTCGTCGTGATCAGCCTGCCCCGGTGGCTCCCCGGGCGGGTCGTCGCGGTGCGCGGGTGGGTCTTCACCCGGATCAACGGCGACGAGAGCATCCCGGTGCCCGGAGACCTCGTCGGCGTCGATCGGTTCAGGGAGGTCTACTCCCATCCGGCGGCCTCCGGCCGCAGCAGGGGCGCCGCCCTGTCGGACCTGTTCTGGTACTGGCTGTCGCCGGGGCCCGAGATGCACCAGGAACATCTGGAGGAGGGAGAGCGCTACGACGCCGTCGCCCTGGCCACCCGCCGGATCCTGTCCGTGCCGCGGGCGCGGGCCGAGGAGCTCACCCGCCGCTGCGTCACCCGTACGCTGCGGGACGGGTGGGGGCGAGATGGGCAGGGGTGGGAGCGGAGCGGCGTGGTCCGGCTGCGCGACCTGATGATGCCGGCGTGGGCCGAGTTCTCCTACGAGCTCGTCTTCGGCGAGGAGTGCCCGCCGCACGCCCGCGACCTGATCGTCGGCAACGCCGACGACGTCGTGACCGCCCTGAAGTGCTGCGGCCTGCGGCACATGGACCGGCGCGACCGGCTGACCGCGTATCTCGTCGAGTCGCTGCCACGGGTGAGGCAGGAACTCCCGCCCGGCCTGACGGACCGGGAGCGGGCGCTTTATCTCCAGGGCGCCTTCTTCAACACCGCCGTGGTGCAGATGTCGGAGGCCACGGCGCACGTGCTGATGGTCCTCGCGCGGCACCCGGACGTTCAGGACAGGGCGCGTGGCGGCGACGACCGCCACATCGACCAGGTGATCTCGGAGACGCTGCGGCTCTACCCGCTCTTCGGCATCGCGCACCGCGTCACCACCGGTGACATCCCCCTCGGGGAGGGGACGGCGATCCCGGCCGGCTCGGTGCTGTGCTTCGACTACCCCTCCTTCCACCGCGCCGGTTTCCCCGATCCGGAGCGCTTCGATCCCGAGCGTTTCGCCCCAGGGCACGCCCCGGTCCGGGAGCTCAACCACATCCCGTTCGGCATGCCGGCGAACCGTCCCTGCCCGGCCTGGCGGCTCGCCCCCCTGATGATGCGGGTCGCGGTGCGGGAGACCCTCCGGGCGTACCGGCTCGACTCCACCGCCGCCCACACCCGGTCCCTGCCCAACCGGGGACCCTGCCTTCTCACTCCCCTCGGAGCCCCGCGCGGGCCCGGACACCGCCTGAGGCTGCTGTTCATGCGGTTCAGGGACGACTGGGAGAACCTCTGGCGCAGCCTCGTGCAGCTCGTCCTCGGCACGTACATGGTCTGGGACGCGCGGAGGCTGCGACTGTGCGAGCGCCACTTCGCCGATCTTCCCGGCGACGCCATCCGATCATGA
- a CDS encoding HAMP domain-containing sensor histidine kinase, whose protein sequence is MTPRRPFDPERRLLIRARRRITLQVAGVFCLVTGVMGAVVFWAVAHGQDVGARRDLAVAAQMAPISQPPPCVWLFELHGGTMRSSPGAPSILPIRATLDAVAADGRTRTGLVHLAGRDLLVHTQLRGDVPVQAVQDLRYQTAERQRLLRVLGAAEIASLLAALLIGQVLARRAIAPLGEALDRQRRFTADVSHELRSPLARLHVRAQLAARRLGREPDPGLVAGDLDRLVTGIGQLGEVIEDLLLSSQLRQHRPSGPVDLAALAEESAGAEAARAGQRGVTIDVRRGPGDHVVRGAQSALRRVISALLDNALRHTSAGGHIWVTICSGPDLVRLSVRDDGVGLDPRESERLFARHAGAPHSGGLGIGLALVSEVVDAHGGTVHVDGRPGAGAAFTISLPRTAAEPVPREPRLLLPQQARSGTSLPARDGPAGR, encoded by the coding sequence GTGACGCCCCGACGGCCCTTCGACCCGGAGCGCCGTCTGCTGATCCGCGCCCGCCGCCGGATCACCCTGCAGGTCGCGGGCGTCTTCTGTCTGGTGACAGGGGTTATGGGGGCGGTCGTCTTCTGGGCGGTGGCGCACGGGCAGGACGTCGGCGCCCGGCGGGACCTCGCCGTCGCGGCGCAGATGGCCCCGATCTCCCAGCCCCCGCCCTGCGTCTGGCTGTTCGAACTGCACGGCGGCACCATGCGGAGCTCGCCCGGGGCGCCGTCGATCCTGCCGATCCGCGCGACGCTGGACGCGGTCGCCGCCGACGGGAGGACGCGGACCGGCCTCGTCCACCTCGCCGGGCGCGACCTGCTGGTCCACACCCAGCTTCGCGGAGACGTGCCGGTGCAGGCGGTGCAGGATCTGCGCTACCAGACCGCCGAGCGGCAGCGGCTGCTGCGGGTCCTCGGCGCCGCCGAGATCGCGTCTCTCCTGGCGGCGCTGCTGATCGGCCAGGTCCTCGCCCGCCGGGCGATCGCGCCGCTGGGCGAGGCCCTCGACCGGCAGCGCCGGTTCACCGCCGACGTCAGCCACGAGCTGCGCAGCCCGCTGGCCCGCCTGCACGTCCGCGCCCAGCTCGCCGCCCGGCGGCTGGGCCGGGAACCGGATCCCGGCCTCGTCGCCGGCGACCTCGACCGGCTGGTCACGGGCATCGGGCAGCTCGGCGAGGTGATCGAGGACCTGCTGCTGTCGAGCCAGCTCAGGCAGCACCGCCCGTCCGGGCCGGTCGACCTGGCCGCCCTCGCCGAGGAGTCGGCCGGCGCCGAGGCGGCCCGCGCCGGCCAGCGCGGGGTGACGATCGACGTGCGGCGGGGGCCGGGCGACCACGTCGTGCGCGGAGCGCAGTCCGCGCTCCGCCGGGTGATCTCCGCGCTCCTGGACAACGCGCTCCGGCACACCTCCGCGGGCGGCCACATCTGGGTGACGATCTGCTCGGGCCCCGATCTGGTCCGGCTCAGCGTGCGGGACGACGGGGTGGGGCTGGACCCGCGCGAGAGCGAGCGGTTGTTCGCCCGGCACGCCGGCGCGCCCCACAGCGGAGGCCTCGGCATCGGCCTGGCTCTCGTGAGCGAGGTGGTGGACGCCCACGGCGGCACCGTGCACGTCGACGGACGGCCGGGGGCCGGGGCCGCCTTCACCATCAGCCTGCCGCGTACGGCGGCGGAACCGGTGCCGCGCGAGCCCCGGCTCCTGCTGCCGCAACAGGCGCGGAGCGGGACCTCCCTGCCCGCCCGGGACGGGCCGGCCGGCCGGTGA
- a CDS encoding ExeM/NucH family extracellular endonuclease, translated as MRAIPRALAILVTSGVAAGSIAALSSAPAAAAPGTVVISQVYGGGGNSGAPLTNDYVELFNRSGASISLSGWSVQYTSATGTGNFSANKTDLSGTLAPGQYHLVQLAAGTTPSGSLPTPDDVGGINMSGTAGKLALVNSTTGLACNGSTVPCTDQQLALIADLVGYGNANFFEGTPAPGLTNGTAAIRRGGGCTDTDDNGADFEAAAPAPRNSAAAAAPCAGPDPSPSPSATPSESPSPSASPSESPSASPSPSPSASPSPSPSPSPSATCDTPITHRIAQVQGNGDVSPVDGQDVRVEGVVTGSFQGSGQLGGFYVQDPKPDKDAATSEGLFVFSSSPVKAGDRVLVSGKAVEYNGLTEISPTTAVNVCGTGTIKPTEVKLPLKEGVTFERYENMLITFKDGMAASEIYNLGRYGEITLAEGGRLWQPTDRKGVDTGKDARRSILLDDGSNAQNPPTLPYHTEGSNTVRIGDEVKNLTGVLTYGFGVYRVEPTQPVVFRPENPRPAKPEKVGGNVRVASLNTLNWFTTLKSRGATTAAERDRQLAKLVANILALDPDVAGLMEIERNNNVALNALVDALNAAAGAGTYKAITHPNPGTDLIQTALIYKPAKVTPIGGPQSSADPIFNRPPLVQTFGRANGKGEIFTILVNHFKSKGCTDGPDSAPATGADADQGDGQSCFNAKRVKQTQAVLALIDSLKLRNTLVVGDINAYGEEDPVHTFEDAGLVSLSKKHVKKEDRYSYVFDGLSGELDHALADKKLNKLVTGATIWHVNADEGRFMDYNTEFNPPYLYAPDAYRSSDHDPLLIGLSL; from the coding sequence ATGCGCGCAATACCTCGGGCACTCGCGATCCTCGTCACCAGCGGCGTCGCCGCCGGCTCGATCGCCGCCCTCTCGTCCGCTCCCGCCGCCGCGGCGCCGGGAACAGTAGTGATCAGCCAGGTCTACGGAGGAGGCGGAAACTCCGGCGCCCCCCTCACCAACGACTACGTCGAACTCTTCAACCGCAGCGGCGCCTCCATTTCGCTGAGCGGCTGGTCGGTGCAGTACACCAGTGCGACCGGAACCGGAAACTTCTCGGCCAACAAGACCGACCTCAGCGGCACCCTCGCCCCGGGGCAGTACCACCTGGTCCAGCTCGCGGCGGGCACCACCCCCAGCGGCTCCCTGCCGACGCCCGACGACGTCGGCGGCATCAACATGAGCGGCACAGCGGGCAAGCTCGCGCTGGTCAACTCCACCACCGGCCTGGCCTGCAACGGCTCCACCGTTCCCTGCACCGACCAGCAACTCGCGCTGATCGCTGACCTGGTCGGCTACGGCAACGCGAACTTCTTCGAGGGCACCCCCGCGCCCGGGCTCACCAACGGCACCGCCGCGATCCGCAGGGGCGGCGGCTGCACCGACACCGACGACAACGGCGCCGACTTCGAGGCCGCCGCGCCCGCGCCGCGCAACAGCGCCGCCGCGGCGGCCCCCTGCGCCGGGCCGGATCCGTCCCCGTCTCCCTCGGCCACTCCGAGCGAGAGCCCGAGCCCGTCCGCCTCCCCGAGCGAGAGCCCGTCAGCCTCCCCCTCCCCCTCACCGAGCGCGAGCCCGTCGCCCTCCCCGAGCCCGTCGCCCAGCGCCACGTGCGACACGCCGATCACCCACCGCATCGCGCAGGTGCAGGGCAACGGCGACGTCAGCCCCGTCGACGGCCAGGACGTCCGGGTCGAGGGCGTCGTCACCGGCTCCTTCCAGGGCTCCGGCCAGCTCGGCGGCTTCTACGTCCAGGACCCCAAGCCGGACAAGGACGCGGCGACCTCCGAGGGCCTGTTCGTGTTCTCCTCCTCGCCGGTCAAGGCCGGTGACCGCGTCCTCGTCTCCGGGAAGGCGGTCGAGTACAACGGCCTCACGGAGATCTCGCCGACCACGGCGGTGAACGTGTGCGGCACCGGCACGATCAAGCCGACCGAGGTGAAGCTGCCGCTCAAGGAGGGTGTCACCTTCGAGCGGTACGAGAACATGCTCATCACCTTCAAGGACGGCATGGCCGCCTCGGAGATCTACAACCTCGGCCGGTACGGCGAGATCACCCTCGCCGAGGGCGGCCGCCTGTGGCAGCCGACCGACCGCAAGGGCGTCGACACCGGGAAGGACGCGCGGCGTTCGATCCTGCTCGACGACGGCTCCAACGCGCAGAACCCGCCGACCCTGCCCTACCACACCGAGGGATCAAACACGGTCCGGATCGGCGACGAGGTGAAAAACCTGACCGGAGTGCTCACCTACGGCTTCGGCGTCTACCGCGTCGAGCCGACCCAGCCGGTCGTGTTCCGGCCGGAGAACCCGCGGCCCGCGAAGCCGGAGAAGGTCGGCGGCAACGTCCGGGTGGCCAGCCTCAACACGCTCAACTGGTTCACCACCCTGAAGTCCCGGGGCGCGACCACCGCCGCCGAGCGGGACCGCCAGCTCGCGAAGCTGGTCGCCAACATCCTCGCTCTCGACCCCGACGTGGCCGGCCTGATGGAGATCGAGCGCAACAACAACGTCGCGCTGAACGCCCTGGTCGACGCGTTGAACGCCGCGGCGGGCGCGGGCACCTACAAGGCGATCACCCACCCGAACCCGGGTACCGACCTCATCCAGACCGCACTGATCTACAAGCCGGCCAAGGTCACTCCGATCGGCGGGCCGCAGTCCTCCGCCGATCCGATCTTCAACCGTCCGCCGCTGGTGCAGACCTTCGGCCGGGCGAACGGCAAGGGCGAGATCTTCACGATTCTCGTCAACCACTTCAAGTCCAAGGGCTGCACCGACGGACCCGACTCGGCTCCCGCCACCGGCGCCGACGCCGACCAGGGAGACGGCCAGAGCTGCTTCAACGCCAAGCGGGTCAAGCAGACCCAGGCCGTACTGGCCCTGATCGACAGCCTCAAGCTGCGGAACACGCTCGTCGTCGGCGACATCAACGCCTATGGCGAGGAGGACCCCGTCCACACCTTCGAGGACGCCGGGCTGGTCAGCCTGAGCAAGAAGCACGTCAAGAAGGAGGACCGCTACAGCTACGTCTTCGACGGCCTGTCGGGCGAGCTCGACCACGCCCTGGCCGACAAGAAGCTGAACAAGCTGGTGACCGGCGCCACCATCTGGCACGTCAACGCCGATGAGGGCAGGTTCATGGACTACAACACCGAGTTCAACCCGCCCTACCTGTACGCGCCGGACGCCTACCGCTCCTCCGACCACGATCCGCTGCTGATCGGGCTCAGCCTCTGA
- a CDS encoding MFS transporter has product MLSERARPARVRKHRHAPWFAVAAVCVGAFMGQLDASVVTLIFPSLQRGFHAPLAAVQWVALAYLLTVIALLAGAGRLADVAGRKLVYLQGFAVFTAASAACGFASSLPVLVGSRVAQAVGAAMLQANSVALVVTSVPPRRARAALGAQAAAQSLGLAVGPLAGGLVVGLAGWRWVFWINVPVGLAAIVAGRYLLPRTRAPAHVSVAARST; this is encoded by the coding sequence GTGCTGAGTGAACGAGCCCGTCCCGCCCGCGTGCGGAAGCACCGTCACGCGCCGTGGTTCGCGGTGGCGGCGGTGTGCGTCGGCGCGTTCATGGGGCAACTGGACGCGAGTGTCGTCACGTTGATCTTTCCCTCGCTGCAGCGTGGGTTTCACGCACCGCTGGCGGCGGTGCAGTGGGTGGCCCTGGCCTACCTGCTCACCGTGATCGCTCTACTGGCAGGCGCGGGCCGCCTGGCCGACGTCGCGGGACGCAAGCTGGTCTACCTGCAGGGGTTCGCCGTGTTCACCGCGGCGTCGGCGGCATGCGGGTTCGCATCGTCATTGCCCGTCCTGGTGGGCAGCCGGGTGGCGCAGGCGGTGGGAGCGGCCATGTTGCAGGCCAACAGCGTGGCCCTGGTGGTCACCAGCGTTCCCCCACGGCGGGCGCGGGCCGCGCTGGGAGCACAGGCGGCGGCGCAGTCGCTGGGCCTGGCCGTCGGCCCGCTGGCAGGCGGGCTGGTCGTCGGCCTGGCCGGCTGGCGGTGGGTTTTCTGGATCAATGTGCCGGTCGGGCTGGCGGCCATCGTCGCGGGCCGGTACCTTCTGCCGCGCACCCGCGCACCCGCGCACGTGTCCGTGGCGGCGCGTTCGACGTGA
- a CDS encoding response regulator transcription factor, whose translation MARISGTSEPRSRRLLLVEDDRELGDMLADVLTDQGYTVDLALEGQRGLHLGLSRGYDVMIIDRGLPVVDGLDLLRRLRRQAVTVPVLMLTGFGAVADRVTGLDAGAEDYLVKPFEIDELLARVRALHRRNLDQAALLPLGAGWLDSASFTVRLPSGDQVTLSGREYWLLHALAARPRQVHTRSSLRQRVFDGASTESIVDTYVYYLRNKLGPGVVRTVRGVGYRLGEL comes from the coding sequence GTGGCACGGATATCGGGGACATCCGAACCGCGCTCCCGTCGCCTGCTGCTCGTGGAGGACGACCGCGAGCTGGGAGACATGCTGGCCGACGTGCTCACCGACCAGGGATACACGGTCGACCTGGCGCTGGAGGGACAGCGGGGCCTGCATCTGGGACTGAGCCGCGGTTACGACGTCATGATCATCGACCGCGGGCTTCCCGTGGTCGACGGGCTCGACCTGCTGAGACGCCTGCGCCGCCAGGCGGTCACCGTGCCGGTGCTGATGCTCACGGGCTTCGGCGCCGTCGCCGACCGGGTCACCGGGCTCGACGCCGGCGCCGAGGACTACCTGGTCAAGCCGTTCGAGATCGACGAGCTGCTGGCCAGGGTCCGCGCCCTGCACCGCAGGAACCTGGACCAGGCCGCGCTGCTGCCGCTCGGCGCCGGCTGGCTCGACTCCGCGTCCTTCACCGTACGGCTGCCGTCCGGCGACCAGGTGACGCTGTCCGGCCGGGAATACTGGCTGCTCCACGCGCTGGCGGCCCGCCCACGGCAGGTCCACACGCGCTCCTCGCTGCGGCAGCGGGTCTTCGACGGCGCCAGCACCGAGTCGATCGTGGACACCTACGTCTACTACCTGCGCAACAAGCTGGGCCCGGGCGTCGTACGCACCGTGCGCGGCGTCGGATACCGCCTGGGCGAGCTGTGA
- a CDS encoding alpha-hydroxy acid oxidase, with translation MTTVLATIGEYEAAARDRLAPAHYDYFAGGAGEEITLRANEAAFARLALLPRVLRGAGSPRTGVTLLGSSLAMPVLVAPTAFHRLADPEGERATARAAATAGTVMIVSMASTMAVEDVASAASGVTLWFQLYLQPDMNFTETIVRRAEAAGCAALVVTVDSPARGRRDRDARNGFDDLPDGMCCENLRDGDRVRPIVMSPEIGWEHVDLLRRMTRLPIVLKGVTHPADACLALDHGVSALYVSNHGGRQLDTVPAAVDLLPAIAAAVGGAVPVLVDGGIRRGTDVVKALALGASAVAVGRPVLWGLAADGERGAARVLGLLRDEIEHALALCGVASVRDLGPDLVRPC, from the coding sequence GTGACGACCGTGCTCGCGACCATCGGGGAGTACGAGGCGGCGGCCCGCGACCGCCTCGCCCCCGCCCACTACGACTACTTCGCCGGCGGGGCCGGCGAGGAGATCACCCTGCGGGCCAACGAGGCGGCGTTCGCCCGGCTCGCGCTGCTGCCGCGCGTCCTGCGCGGTGCGGGGAGCCCCAGGACGGGGGTCACCCTGCTCGGCAGCTCCCTGGCCATGCCCGTGCTGGTGGCGCCGACCGCGTTCCACCGGCTGGCCGATCCCGAGGGCGAGCGGGCCACGGCCCGCGCGGCGGCCACCGCGGGCACCGTCATGATCGTGAGCATGGCCTCGACCATGGCCGTCGAGGACGTCGCGTCCGCCGCCTCGGGCGTCACCCTGTGGTTCCAGCTCTACCTCCAGCCGGACATGAACTTCACCGAGACGATCGTCCGGCGGGCCGAGGCGGCCGGCTGCGCGGCGCTGGTCGTCACCGTCGACTCCCCCGCCCGGGGGCGGCGGGACCGGGACGCCCGCAACGGCTTCGACGACCTGCCCGACGGCATGTGCTGCGAGAACCTGCGCGACGGCGACCGGGTGCGGCCCATCGTCATGTCGCCGGAGATCGGCTGGGAGCACGTCGATCTGCTGCGGCGGATGACCCGGCTGCCGATCGTGCTCAAGGGCGTCACCCATCCCGCCGACGCGTGTCTCGCCCTGGACCACGGCGTGTCGGCGCTGTACGTGTCGAACCACGGCGGACGGCAGCTCGACACCGTCCCGGCCGCCGTCGACCTGCTGCCGGCGATCGCCGCCGCCGTCGGCGGAGCCGTACCCGTGCTGGTCGACGGGGGGATCCGGCGCGGCACCGACGTGGTGAAGGCGCTGGCGCTCGGCGCGTCCGCCGTCGCGGTGGGCCGTCCGGTGTTGTGGGGCCTCGCGGCGGACGGCGAGCGCGGCGCGGCCCGCGTGCTCGGGCTGCTCCGCGACGAGATCGAGCACGCGCTCGCCCTGTGCGGCGTCGCCTCCGTACGGGACCTCGGGCCCGACCTGGTGCGGCCGTGCTGA